A DNA window from Pseudomonas tohonis contains the following coding sequences:
- a CDS encoding sigma-54-dependent Fis family transcriptional regulator: MHDHLSRHARQVLTVAQGKAQSSGPAADPSIARSWLRCLEDYHLDPALPMAPTVLEHARMLECREGMQQVLEIASGEMSSLYHQLSGAGHAVLLTDARGVILNCVTAAAERQAFERAGLWLGADWSEAREGTNGIGTCVIERQALTIHQDEHFRSRHTGLTCSASPVFDPQGDLLAVLDVSSARHAVSRQSQFHTMALVNLSAKMIESCYFLRRFEGEWLLRFHLQAEYVGLFSEGLMAFDGEGRIRAVNQSAINLLDSSRERLLGQSVEAFFDCRLDDLLGRAQPQPAASWPLRARNGRALHAVLRGQPRVLPQVVPPRAKPAVPGLCLGDPALAADFRRALKVYERDVPLLVNGETGSGKEAFAKAVHLASSRAERPFVALNCAAIPESLIESELFGYRGGSFTGARKEGMRGKLQQADGGTLFLDEIGDMPLALQTRLLRVLEERQVVPIGGEAQAVDVRIISATHRELGARVADGSFREDLYYRLNGLVIDLPPLRERSDRPELLDHLLDEEARGQAIRLEQDARQALLDYAWPGNVRQLRNVLRTLAALCEDGRIRLGDLPAELRRAAEPAPLAECMAHPLEDAERSALLAALESQRWHMTRTAEQLGISRNTLYRKLRKHSIETRSL, encoded by the coding sequence ATGCACGACCACCTGAGCCGCCACGCTCGGCAAGTGCTGACCGTGGCGCAAGGCAAGGCCCAGTCCAGCGGGCCCGCCGCCGATCCTTCCATCGCTCGCTCCTGGCTGCGTTGCCTGGAGGACTACCACCTCGACCCGGCCCTGCCCATGGCGCCGACCGTGCTGGAGCATGCGCGCATGCTCGAATGCCGCGAAGGCATGCAGCAGGTGCTGGAAATCGCCAGCGGCGAGATGAGCAGCCTCTACCACCAGCTCTCCGGTGCCGGCCATGCGGTACTGCTCACCGACGCCCGGGGCGTGATCCTCAACTGCGTGACCGCCGCTGCCGAACGCCAGGCCTTCGAGCGTGCCGGCCTCTGGCTGGGCGCCGACTGGAGCGAGGCCCGCGAGGGCACCAACGGCATCGGCACCTGCGTGATCGAGCGCCAGGCGCTGACCATCCACCAGGACGAGCACTTCCGCAGCCGCCACACCGGACTCACCTGTTCCGCCAGCCCGGTGTTCGACCCGCAGGGCGACCTGCTGGCGGTGCTCGACGTGTCGTCCGCGCGCCACGCCGTCTCGCGGCAGAGCCAGTTCCACACCATGGCGCTGGTCAACCTCTCGGCGAAGATGATCGAGAGCTGCTACTTCCTGCGCCGCTTCGAGGGCGAATGGCTGCTGCGCTTCCATTTGCAGGCCGAGTACGTGGGCCTGTTCAGCGAGGGGTTGATGGCCTTCGACGGTGAAGGGCGCATCCGTGCGGTGAACCAGAGCGCCATCAACCTGCTCGACAGCTCCCGCGAGCGCCTGCTGGGGCAGAGCGTGGAAGCCTTCTTCGACTGCCGCCTGGACGACCTGCTCGGCCGTGCCCAGCCGCAGCCCGCCGCCAGCTGGCCACTGCGTGCACGCAATGGCCGCGCGCTGCATGCCGTGCTGCGTGGCCAGCCCCGCGTGCTGCCGCAAGTGGTGCCGCCCCGTGCGAAACCCGCCGTGCCCGGCCTGTGCCTGGGCGACCCGGCACTGGCCGCCGACTTCCGTCGCGCACTCAAGGTGTACGAGCGCGACGTGCCGTTGCTGGTCAACGGCGAGACCGGCTCCGGCAAGGAGGCCTTCGCCAAGGCCGTGCACCTGGCCAGCTCCCGCGCCGAACGGCCTTTCGTCGCGCTCAACTGCGCGGCCATCCCGGAATCCCTGATCGAGAGCGAGCTGTTCGGCTATCGCGGCGGCAGCTTCACCGGCGCGCGCAAGGAAGGCATGCGCGGCAAGCTGCAGCAGGCCGACGGCGGCACCCTGTTCCTCGATGAAATCGGCGACATGCCCCTGGCCTTGCAGACCCGCCTTTTGCGCGTGCTGGAGGAGCGCCAGGTGGTGCCCATCGGCGGCGAGGCCCAGGCCGTGGATGTGCGCATCATCAGCGCCACCCACCGTGAACTGGGGGCTCGCGTGGCCGATGGCAGCTTCCGCGAAGACCTCTATTACCGCCTCAATGGCCTGGTGATCGACCTGCCGCCCCTGCGCGAGCGCAGCGACCGCCCCGAGCTGCTCGACCACCTGCTGGACGAGGAAGCACGCGGCCAGGCCATCCGCCTGGAACAGGACGCGCGCCAGGCGCTGCTCGACTACGCCTGGCCGGGCAACGTGCGCCAGCTGCGCAATGTGCTGCGCACCCTGGCGGCCCTGTGCGAGGACGGCCGCATCCGCCTCGGCGACCTGCCTGCCGAGCTGCGCCGTGCCGCCGAGCCCGCCCCCCTTGCCGAATGCATGGCGCACCCGCTGGAGGATGCCGAGCGCAGCGCCTTGCTCGCCGCCCTGGAAAGCCAGCGCTGGCACATGACCCGCACGGCGGAGCAACTCGGCATCAGCCGCAACACCCTGTACCGCAAGCTGCGCAAGCACTCGATCGAGACGCGCAGCCTGTAG
- the phnX gene encoding phosphonoacetaldehyde hydrolase: MNYQHPTHLQAAILDWAGTVVDFGSFAPTQIFVEAFAEFGVTVSLEEARGPMGMGKWDHIRTLCDIPAIAERYRAAFGRLPTDEDVTAIYERFMPLQIEKIALHSALIPGALEAIASLRGKGLRIGSCSGYPAAVMAKVVELAQENGYVADHVVATDEVPNGRPHPAQALANVIALGVSDVAACVKVDDTWPGILEGRSAGMWTVALTCSGNALGLTWEQFKALPAGKLDQERARIAQQFEGARPHYLIDTIADLPKVIDDINARLKRGEMPQGV, encoded by the coding sequence ATGAACTACCAACACCCCACCCACCTGCAAGCCGCCATCCTCGACTGGGCCGGCACCGTGGTCGACTTCGGCTCCTTCGCGCCGACGCAGATCTTCGTCGAGGCCTTCGCCGAGTTCGGTGTCACCGTCAGCCTGGAGGAAGCCCGGGGCCCGATGGGCATGGGCAAGTGGGACCACATCCGCACCCTGTGCGACATCCCCGCCATCGCCGAGCGCTACCGCGCCGCCTTCGGCCGCCTGCCCACGGACGAGGACGTCACCGCGATCTACGAGCGCTTCATGCCCCTGCAGATCGAGAAGATCGCCCTGCACTCGGCGCTGATCCCCGGCGCCCTGGAGGCCATCGCCAGCCTGCGTGGCAAGGGGCTTAGGATCGGCTCCTGCTCCGGCTACCCGGCGGCGGTGATGGCCAAGGTGGTGGAGCTGGCGCAGGAGAACGGCTATGTCGCCGACCATGTGGTGGCCACGGACGAAGTCCCCAACGGCCGCCCGCACCCGGCCCAGGCGCTGGCCAACGTCATCGCCCTGGGCGTCAGCGACGTGGCCGCCTGCGTGAAGGTGGACGACACCTGGCCGGGCATCCTCGAAGGCCGCAGCGCCGGCATGTGGACCGTCGCCCTGACCTGCTCCGGCAACGCCCTGGGCCTGACCTGGGAACAGTTCAAGGCGCTGCCTGCCGGCAAGCTGGACCAGGAACGCGCGCGCATCGCCCAGCAGTTCGAAGGCGCCCGCCCGCACTACCTGATCGACACCATCGCCGACCTGCCGAAGGTGATCGACGACATCAACGCGCGGCTCAAGCGTGGCGAGATGCCCCAGGGCGTGTGA
- a CDS encoding MFS transporter produces the protein MNNAAGVFQHGWKSIHRWRVQIFLITWLAYAAFYFTRKAFSVAKLGIGEDVDFELDKSAMANLDALYLTAYAIGQFTWGIFADRFGPRVIVFGGLLVSALAALAMGTFATLPIFATCMVIQGLAQSTGWSGLCKNIGCFFATRERGRVLGYWSTCYAFGGLVSTPFAGWWAYQVFGDWRAAFVSSAAVVLVVAVLFWLLQRNRPEEVGLEPVEMEVKTSRELKIERDSHWVSLRKIMGNRTVLVLGLAYFLLKPARYAILLWGPMMVYERMPAVGKVASAIVPTAFEVAGLVGPILIGIASDRWFGARRMPACVISLVALTLCLGLFVPAMQSGSLYLVVGLLFMMGLTLYGPDSMISSSAAIDFGTTEAAGTAAGFVNGCGSVGAILGGLLPGYFDTTTVFIGFTVAALLASLMLVPFWNSRPKTLKVLDGLIPSPTHGGQPLGTRT, from the coding sequence ATGAACAACGCTGCAGGTGTCTTCCAGCACGGGTGGAAATCCATCCACCGCTGGCGTGTACAGATCTTCCTCATCACCTGGCTGGCCTATGCCGCCTTCTACTTCACCCGCAAGGCCTTCTCGGTGGCCAAGCTGGGCATCGGCGAAGACGTCGATTTCGAGCTCGACAAGTCGGCGATGGCCAACCTCGATGCCCTCTATCTCACCGCCTACGCCATCGGCCAGTTCACCTGGGGCATCTTCGCCGATCGCTTCGGCCCCCGCGTGATCGTCTTCGGCGGCCTGCTGGTCTCCGCGCTCGCCGCACTGGCCATGGGCACCTTCGCCACCCTGCCGATCTTCGCCACCTGCATGGTGATCCAGGGCCTGGCGCAGTCCACCGGCTGGAGCGGGCTGTGCAAGAACATCGGCTGCTTCTTCGCCACCCGCGAGCGCGGCCGGGTGCTGGGCTACTGGAGCACCTGCTACGCCTTCGGCGGCCTGGTCTCCACACCTTTCGCCGGCTGGTGGGCGTACCAGGTGTTCGGCGACTGGCGCGCGGCCTTCGTCTCCAGCGCGGCGGTGGTGCTGGTGGTGGCGGTGCTGTTCTGGCTGCTGCAGCGCAACCGCCCCGAGGAAGTGGGGCTGGAGCCGGTCGAGATGGAAGTGAAGACCTCGCGCGAGCTGAAGATCGAGCGCGACAGCCACTGGGTCTCGCTGCGCAAGATCATGGGCAACCGCACGGTGCTGGTCCTCGGCCTCGCCTACTTCCTGCTCAAGCCGGCGCGCTACGCGATCCTGCTGTGGGGCCCGATGATGGTCTACGAGCGCATGCCCGCCGTGGGCAAGGTCGCCTCGGCCATCGTGCCCACCGCCTTCGAGGTGGCCGGCCTGGTGGGGCCCATCCTCATCGGCATCGCCTCCGACCGCTGGTTCGGCGCGCGGCGCATGCCCGCCTGCGTCATCAGCCTGGTGGCGCTGACCCTGTGCCTGGGGCTGTTCGTGCCCGCGATGCAGAGCGGCAGCCTGTACCTGGTAGTCGGCCTGCTGTTCATGATGGGCCTGACCCTCTACGGCCCCGACTCGATGATCAGCAGCTCCGCCGCCATCGACTTCGGCACCACCGAAGCGGCCGGCACCGCAGCCGGCTTCGTAAACGGCTGTGGCTCGGTCGGCGCCATCCTCGGCGGCCTGCTGCCGGGCTACTTCGACACCACCACCGTGTTCATCGGCTTCACCGTCGCGGCCCTGCTCGCCAGCCTGATGCTGGTGCCGTTCTGGAACAGCCGGCCCAAGACCCTGAAGGTCCTCGACGGGCTCATCCCCTCCCCCACCCATGGCGGCCAGCCCCTCGGCACCCGCACCTGA
- a CDS encoding 2-aminoethylphosphonate--pyruvate transaminase: protein MSHAEFPASHTPLAAPVQGEPYLLTPGPLTTSRATKEAMLRDWGSWDADFNRVTAEIRQQLLAMAGVADDSYACVPLQGSGTFSVEAALATAIPRDGKALILMNGAYGQRAAKTLDYLGRAHIALDKGDYLPPQPDEVDALLRAHPEVTTVFLVHCETSSGILNPLRELAAVVKAHGKRLIVDAMSSFGAVPLTVDEVPFDVLVSSANKCIEGIPGFGFVIIRRDLLEESAGRAHSLSLDLLEQWRYMERTGQWRFTPPTHSVVAFHAALEQHAAEGGVQGRLARYTRNRDVLVAGMRELGFETLLEDRWLSPIITTFFSPEHPAFEFKRFYDELKARQFVIYPGKLTQAESFRIGCIGQIDEPIVRQLLRAIAESLQAMGVTLEKTAA from the coding sequence ATGAGCCACGCCGAATTCCCCGCATCACATACGCCCCTCGCCGCGCCGGTCCAGGGCGAGCCCTACCTGCTGACCCCCGGCCCGCTGACCACCTCGCGCGCCACCAAGGAGGCCATGCTGCGCGACTGGGGCTCGTGGGACGCCGACTTCAACCGCGTCACCGCCGAGATCCGCCAGCAGCTGCTGGCCATGGCCGGGGTAGCCGACGACAGCTACGCCTGCGTGCCCCTGCAGGGCAGCGGTACCTTCTCGGTGGAAGCAGCCCTGGCCACCGCCATCCCCCGCGACGGCAAGGCGCTGATCCTGATGAACGGCGCCTACGGCCAGCGCGCCGCCAAGACCCTGGACTACCTGGGCCGCGCCCATATCGCGCTGGACAAGGGCGACTACCTGCCGCCGCAGCCGGACGAGGTCGACGCCCTGCTGCGCGCCCATCCCGAGGTGACCACCGTGTTCCTGGTCCACTGCGAGACCAGCTCCGGCATCCTCAACCCCCTGCGTGAGCTGGCGGCCGTGGTGAAGGCTCATGGCAAGCGCCTGATCGTCGACGCCATGAGCTCCTTCGGCGCAGTGCCGCTGACGGTGGACGAGGTGCCGTTCGATGTCCTGGTGTCCTCGGCCAACAAATGTATCGAGGGCATCCCCGGTTTCGGCTTCGTGATCATCCGCCGCGACCTGCTGGAGGAGTCCGCCGGCCGCGCCCACTCCCTGAGCCTCGACCTGCTGGAGCAGTGGCGCTACATGGAGCGCACCGGCCAGTGGCGCTTCACCCCACCCACCCACAGCGTGGTGGCCTTCCACGCAGCGCTGGAACAGCACGCGGCCGAGGGCGGCGTGCAGGGCCGCCTGGCGCGCTACACGCGCAACCGCGACGTGCTGGTGGCCGGCATGCGCGAGCTGGGCTTCGAGACGCTGCTGGAGGACCGCTGGCTGTCGCCGATCATCACCACCTTCTTCAGCCCCGAGCACCCGGCCTTCGAGTTCAAGCGCTTCTACGACGAGCTCAAGGCCCGCCAGTTCGTCATCTACCCCGGCAAGCTGACCCAGGCCGAGAGCTTCCGCATCGGCTGCATCGGCCAGATCGACGAGCCCATCGTCCGCCAGCTGCTGCGCGCCATCGCCGAGTCCCTCCAGGCGATGGGCGTGACCCTCGAGAAAACGGCGGCCTGA
- a CDS encoding LysR substrate-binding domain-containing protein has product MSVSQAQLKAFHAVAVHGNFTRAAEQLCLSQPAVSDQVRKLEERFGVLLFNRNKRSVQLTELGERLLAITQRLFAAEREAEELLTSSRALQSGSLTLAVDAPMHLLPYIARFCERYPGIRVSLVTGNTDESLRRLFDYQADFAVLGRPVDDERLIAHVLSSGPLVAFVADAHPWAGRDSIYLADLHQTPLVLREQGSMTRQMLEDEMHRLHLETRTAIEVEGREAVFEMVVAGLGVGIVSAAELGSSRGVHVLPILDFEPRMTETLVCLREQGARRVMGAFLEVVGIKGATS; this is encoded by the coding sequence ATGTCGGTTTCCCAGGCGCAGCTCAAGGCCTTCCACGCCGTGGCGGTGCACGGCAACTTCACCCGCGCGGCGGAACAGTTGTGCCTCAGCCAGCCGGCGGTTTCCGACCAGGTGCGCAAGCTGGAGGAACGCTTCGGCGTGCTGCTGTTCAACCGCAACAAGCGCTCGGTGCAGCTCACCGAACTGGGCGAGCGCCTGCTGGCCATCACCCAGCGCCTGTTCGCTGCCGAGCGCGAGGCCGAGGAACTGCTCACCAGCTCCCGCGCCCTGCAGAGCGGCAGCCTGACCCTGGCGGTGGACGCGCCCATGCACCTGCTGCCCTACATCGCGCGCTTCTGCGAGCGCTACCCGGGCATCCGCGTCAGCCTGGTGACCGGCAACACCGACGAATCCCTGCGCCGGCTGTTCGACTACCAGGCCGACTTCGCCGTGCTCGGCCGCCCGGTGGACGACGAGCGCCTGATCGCCCACGTGCTCAGCAGCGGCCCGCTGGTGGCCTTCGTCGCCGACGCCCACCCCTGGGCAGGACGCGACTCCATCTACCTCGCCGACCTGCACCAGACGCCGCTGGTGCTGCGCGAACAGGGCTCCATGACCCGGCAGATGCTGGAAGACGAGATGCACCGCCTGCACCTCGAAACCCGCACCGCCATCGAGGTGGAAGGCCGCGAAGCGGTGTTCGAGATGGTCGTCGCCGGCCTCGGCGTCGGCATCGTCTCCGCCGCCGAACTCGGCTCCAGCCGCGGCGTGCACGTGCTGCCGATCCTCGACTTCGAACCACGCATGACCGAGACGCTGGTGTGTTTGAGGGAGCAGGGGGCGAGGCGGGTGATGGGGGCGTTTTTGGAGGTGGTGGGGATCAAGGGCGCTACGTCCTGA
- a CDS encoding glycosyltransferase family 4 protein, whose amino-acid sequence MRVLFIHQNFPGQFRHLAAHLAKRDDVEVLAIGREQAPGLPGVRLLRYKPHRKASAQTHPYVRTFEDGVLHGQQVLRLLLDLKGKGYRPDVVVAHPGWGESLYVKEAFPSARLIHFCEYYYQARGADAGFDPEFPLDTNGAASIRSRNALHLLNLENCDLAITPTHWQRSVHPAAYREGMRVIHEGIDIAGLGPDPEASLQLPDGRVLKAGQPILTYVARNLEPYRGFHSFMRALPRILAAHPTCQVVVVGGDEVSYGSRPRGAANWRSKLLAENPVDLQRVHFLGKVPYATYKRVLQVSAAHIYLTYPFVLSWSLLEAMASGCLVIGSDTAPVREVIEDGRNGLLVDFFDTERIAEKALAALAEPERFHALRQQAAASARGYSTDDGVAGYLKVLGLDEVMAPA is encoded by the coding sequence ATGCGCGTGCTGTTCATTCACCAGAATTTCCCTGGCCAGTTCCGTCATCTCGCGGCTCACCTGGCGAAGCGGGACGATGTCGAGGTCCTGGCCATCGGTCGTGAGCAGGCGCCGGGCCTGCCGGGTGTGCGGTTGTTGCGCTACAAACCCCATCGCAAGGCGAGTGCGCAGACGCACCCTTATGTGCGTACCTTCGAGGATGGCGTGCTGCATGGCCAGCAGGTGCTGCGCCTGTTGCTGGACCTGAAGGGCAAGGGCTACCGGCCGGATGTGGTGGTCGCCCATCCCGGCTGGGGAGAGAGCCTGTATGTGAAGGAGGCCTTCCCCTCGGCGCGGTTGATCCATTTCTGCGAGTACTACTACCAGGCCCGTGGCGCCGATGCCGGCTTCGACCCGGAGTTTCCGCTCGATACCAACGGCGCCGCGAGCATCCGCAGCCGCAATGCGCTGCACCTGCTCAACCTGGAGAACTGCGACCTCGCCATCACGCCGACGCACTGGCAGCGCAGCGTGCACCCTGCGGCTTACCGCGAGGGCATGCGGGTGATCCACGAGGGCATCGATATCGCCGGGCTGGGCCCCGATCCCGAGGCGAGCCTGCAACTGCCCGACGGCCGGGTGCTGAAGGCCGGACAGCCGATCCTCACTTATGTGGCGCGCAACCTCGAGCCTTACCGGGGCTTCCATAGCTTCATGCGGGCCTTGCCGCGTATCCTCGCGGCGCACCCGACCTGCCAGGTGGTGGTGGTCGGAGGCGATGAGGTCAGCTACGGCAGCCGGCCCAGGGGCGCCGCCAACTGGCGCAGCAAGCTGCTGGCGGAGAACCCGGTCGACCTGCAGCGGGTGCACTTCCTCGGCAAGGTGCCCTATGCCACCTACAAGCGGGTGCTGCAGGTTTCCGCCGCGCATATCTACCTGACCTACCCCTTCGTCCTGTCCTGGTCCCTGCTGGAGGCCATGGCCAGCGGCTGCCTGGTCATCGGCTCGGACACGGCGCCTGTGCGCGAGGTGATCGAGGATGGGCGCAACGGCCTGCTGGTGGATTTCTTCGATACCGAGCGGATCGCCGAGAAGGCCCTGGCGGCGCTGGCCGAGCCCGAGCGCTTCCACGCCCTGAGGCAGCAGGCGGCGGCCAGCGCACGGGGTTATTCGACCGACGACGGTGTAGCTGGCTACCTGAAGGTGCTGGGTCTCGACGAGGTCATGGCTCCCGCCTGA
- the mpl gene encoding UDP-N-acetylmuramate:L-alanyl-gamma-D-glutamyl-meso-diaminopimelate ligase — protein sequence MHIHILGICGTFMGSLAVLAKELGHRVTGSDANVYPPMSTQLEAQGIELMQGYDPAHLDPAPDLVVVGNALSRGNPAVEHVLNKGLPYVSGPQWLADHVLQGRWVMAVAGTHGKTTTTSMLAWVLEHAGMSPGFLIGGVPQNFGISARLGGTPFFVVEADEYDSAFFDKRSKFVHYRPRTAILNNLEFDHADIFPDLAAIERQFHHLVRTIPGEGLIIHPTTEPALVRVLEMGCWTKVETTGEGGQWQVRLLSEDGSRFEVRFDGKVQGTVEWSLTGQHNVANALATLAAARHVGVVPELGIAALSAFRNVKRRMEKVAEVKGVTIYDDFAHHPTAIATTLDGLRKRVGEAPVIAIIEPRSNSMKLGAHRDGLPESVAQADQVIWYAPPNLGWDLAATAVACPVPAVVCDSLEAIIERVKGQARPGTEVVIMSNGGFGGLHGKLAKALEG from the coding sequence ATGCATATCCATATCCTCGGCATCTGCGGCACCTTCATGGGTTCGCTCGCGGTGCTGGCCAAGGAACTCGGCCATCGCGTCACCGGCTCCGACGCCAACGTCTACCCGCCCATGAGCACCCAGCTGGAGGCCCAGGGCATCGAGCTGATGCAGGGCTACGACCCCGCGCACCTGGACCCGGCGCCGGACCTGGTGGTGGTGGGCAACGCGCTGTCGCGGGGCAACCCGGCGGTGGAGCATGTGCTGAACAAGGGGCTGCCCTATGTTTCCGGCCCGCAGTGGCTGGCGGACCATGTGCTGCAGGGCCGCTGGGTGATGGCGGTGGCCGGTACCCACGGCAAGACCACCACCACCAGCATGCTGGCATGGGTGCTGGAGCATGCGGGCATGAGCCCGGGCTTCCTCATCGGCGGGGTGCCGCAGAATTTCGGCATCTCCGCGCGCCTGGGTGGCACGCCGTTCTTCGTGGTGGAGGCGGACGAGTACGACAGCGCCTTCTTCGACAAGCGCTCGAAGTTCGTCCACTACCGTCCGCGCACGGCGATCCTCAACAACCTGGAGTTCGATCACGCGGATATCTTCCCCGACCTCGCGGCCATCGAGCGGCAGTTCCACCACCTGGTGCGCACCATCCCCGGCGAGGGGCTGATCATCCATCCCACCACCGAGCCGGCCCTGGTGCGGGTGCTGGAGATGGGCTGCTGGACGAAGGTCGAGACCACCGGTGAAGGCGGCCAGTGGCAGGTGCGCCTGCTCAGCGAGGACGGCTCGCGCTTCGAGGTGCGGTTCGACGGCAAGGTGCAGGGCACCGTGGAGTGGAGCCTGACTGGCCAGCACAACGTGGCCAACGCCCTGGCGACCCTCGCCGCCGCGCGCCATGTCGGCGTGGTGCCGGAACTGGGCATCGCCGCGCTGAGCGCCTTCCGCAACGTGAAGCGGCGCATGGAGAAGGTCGCCGAGGTCAAAGGCGTGACGATCTACGACGACTTCGCCCACCATCCCACCGCCATCGCCACCACCCTCGACGGCCTGCGCAAGCGCGTGGGCGAGGCGCCGGTGATCGCCATCATCGAGCCGCGTTCCAACTCCATGAAGCTCGGCGCCCACCGCGACGGCCTGCCGGAGAGCGTGGCCCAGGCCGACCAGGTGATCTGGTACGCGCCGCCGAACCTGGGCTGGGACCTGGCCGCCACGGCCGTCGCCTGCCCGGTACCGGCGGTGGTCTGCGATTCGCTGGAGGCGATCATCGAGCGCGTCAAGGGCCAGGCACGCCCGGGCACCGAGGTGGTGATCATGAGCAACGGCGGTTTCGGCGGCCTGCACGGCAAGCTGGCCAAGGCGCTGGAAGGCTGA
- the ubiX gene encoding flavin prenyltransferase UbiX: MSGPERVTLAMTGASGAQYGLRLLDCLVQEDREVHFLISKAAQLVMATETEVTLPPKPQSMQAFLNEYTGAAPGQIRVYGKEDWMAPAASGSGAPGAMVVVPCSTGTLSAIATGACNNLIERAADVALKERRKLILVPREAPYSSIHLENMLKLSNLGAIILPASPGFYHQPQTIDDLVDFVVARILNLLEIPQDMLPRWGEHHLQSSDD, encoded by the coding sequence ATGAGCGGACCCGAACGCGTCACCCTGGCGATGACCGGCGCCTCCGGCGCCCAGTACGGCCTGCGCCTGCTGGACTGCCTGGTGCAGGAGGATCGCGAGGTGCACTTCCTCATCTCCAAGGCCGCTCAGCTGGTGATGGCCACCGAGACCGAGGTCACCCTGCCGCCCAAGCCGCAGTCGATGCAGGCTTTCCTCAACGAGTACACCGGCGCGGCGCCGGGGCAGATCCGCGTCTACGGCAAGGAGGACTGGATGGCCCCGGCGGCTTCCGGTTCCGGCGCGCCGGGGGCGATGGTGGTGGTGCCCTGTTCCACCGGGACGCTTTCGGCCATCGCCACCGGTGCCTGCAACAACCTGATCGAGCGCGCCGCGGACGTGGCGTTGAAAGAGCGGCGCAAGCTGATCCTGGTACCCCGCGAGGCGCCGTATTCCAGCATTCACCTGGAGAACATGCTCAAGCTCTCCAACCTCGGCGCGATCATCCTGCCGGCGTCCCCTGGCTTCTATCACCAGCCGCAGACCATCGATGACCTGGTGGACTTCGTGGTGGCGCGCATCCTCAACCTGCTGGAAATCCCCCAGGACATGCTGCCGCGCTGGGGCGAGCATCACCTGCAGAGCAGCGATGACTGA
- a CDS encoding YceK/YidQ family lipoprotein yields MTERRILSLGVVALLLALQGCAAVRTLDAAKPGAPIIYSGTRLDWYSLNGGCCPMDRFGAEAPGWAAFDLPFSALLETLLLPFAVAAELGVGLGVTGGN; encoded by the coding sequence ATGACTGAGCGCCGGATTCTGAGCCTCGGCGTCGTTGCGTTGCTGCTGGCGCTCCAGGGCTGCGCCGCCGTGCGCACCCTGGACGCGGCCAAGCCCGGCGCGCCCATCATCTACTCCGGCACCCGGCTGGACTGGTACTCCCTCAATGGCGGTTGCTGCCCCATGGACCGTTTCGGCGCCGAGGCGCCGGGCTGGGCGGCGTTCGACCTGCCGTTCAGCGCGTTGCTGGAGACGCTGTTGCTGCCCTTCGCGGTGGCGGCGGAACTGGGCGTCGGGTTGGGCGTGACCGGCGGGAATTGA
- a CDS encoding YbaK/EbsC family protein, with product MSLESVRAFLAEKAPELTIIELETSTATVALAAEAHGVEPGRIAKTLAFRVGEQNLLVVARGDARIDNRKFKEAFGAKAKMLDAETVQALTSHPVGGVCPFGLATPLPVYCDLSLQAFDEVVPAAGAIHSAVRIAPQHMAELVAAQWVDVCQEPA from the coding sequence ATGAGCCTCGAATCCGTTCGCGCCTTCCTCGCCGAGAAGGCTCCCGAACTCACCATCATCGAACTGGAAACCAGCACCGCCACCGTCGCCCTCGCCGCCGAGGCCCACGGTGTCGAACCGGGGCGCATCGCCAAGACCCTGGCCTTCCGCGTCGGCGAGCAGAACCTGCTGGTAGTGGCACGGGGCGATGCGCGCATCGACAACCGCAAGTTCAAGGAAGCCTTCGGCGCCAAGGCCAAGATGCTCGACGCCGAGACCGTGCAGGCACTGACCAGCCACCCCGTCGGCGGCGTCTGCCCCTTCGGCCTGGCGACCCCGCTGCCGGTCTATTGCGACCTGTCGCTGCAGGCCTTCGACGAAGTGGTCCCCGCCGCCGGCGCCATCCACAGCGCCGTGCGCATCGCCCCGCAGCACATGGCCGAACTGGTCGCCGCGCAATGGGTGGACGTCTGCCAGGAACCGGCTTGA